The following proteins are co-located in the Sulfurovum sp. TSL6 genome:
- a CDS encoding DUF504 domain-containing protein yields the protein MTHDLRASAGVFQLECFTGHGHTAFVFFHHALSDFEQFDMVCIVDLLNRIRWDKEFGKGEFVIGYENHMLDQYVYVPFKEIIFEEGNHFSFELINEMGEFITIPFHRVREVLKDNKVIWQRPPHTP from the coding sequence GTGACACATGACCTTAGAGCGAGTGCAGGAGTTTTTCAGCTGGAGTGCTTCACTGGGCATGGGCATACTGCTTTTGTCTTTTTTCATCATGCCCTCTCCGACTTTGAGCAGTTTGACATGGTATGCATTGTAGACCTACTCAACAGGATCCGATGGGACAAAGAGTTCGGTAAAGGAGAGTTTGTCATAGGCTACGAAAATCATATGCTGGATCAATATGTGTACGTACCATTTAAAGAGATCATCTTTGAAGAAGGGAACCACTTCTCTTTTGAACTCATAAATGAAATGGGAGAATTCATCACCATTCCGTTTCACCGTGTCAGAGAAGTCTTAAAAGACAATAAGGTCATCTGGCAGAGGCCCCCGCACACACCATAA
- a CDS encoding cache domain-containing protein, producing the protein MHNFIVRFLKFIVLISTVASVMHAKEAVALEQFVKSGAALIVEKGDKAFNAFRQKGTKWFHDDQYIFVWDMDGLRYVYPPDVKGEGKYVRDIKDVDEKPIGKLMIEVASSKAGRGWVHYRWPKPGELDPSWKSTYVMQVKSPSGKIFLIGSGAYDMPVQRSFIVDAVDSAVKLIERNGLKAFDTLRSKRSQYSYQDTYVFVIDENGVELMNAAFPKLEGRNVIDYKDAQGNYFVREFINVAKTKGRGWVDYPWPKPGDVEKSQKSAYVKKVMIDGKMIVVCAGLYLD; encoded by the coding sequence ATGCATAATTTTATTGTACGTTTTTTGAAGTTCATAGTGTTGATAAGTACTGTTGCAAGTGTAATGCATGCGAAAGAAGCAGTAGCACTTGAACAGTTTGTCAAAAGTGGTGCAGCTTTGATAGTAGAGAAAGGTGATAAAGCATTTAATGCATTCAGACAAAAGGGAACAAAATGGTTCCATGATGATCAATATATATTTGTCTGGGATATGGATGGGTTACGGTATGTATATCCCCCTGATGTAAAAGGTGAAGGTAAATATGTTCGTGACATTAAAGATGTTGATGAAAAGCCAATTGGTAAACTCATGATCGAAGTAGCTTCATCAAAAGCAGGAAGAGGGTGGGTACATTACCGTTGGCCAAAACCAGGTGAGTTGGATCCAAGTTGGAAAAGTACGTATGTAATGCAAGTGAAAAGCCCTTCTGGAAAAATATTTCTTATAGGAAGTGGTGCCTATGATATGCCTGTACAAAGATCCTTTATTGTAGATGCGGTTGATTCAGCAGTGAAACTAATCGAACGGAATGGTCTTAAGGCATTTGATACTCTAAGAAGCAAGAGAAGTCAGTATAGTTATCAGGATACCTATGTTTTTGTTATTGATGAAAATGGTGTAGAGTTAATGAATGCAGCTTTTCCAAAATTAGAAGGGCGTAATGTGATTGATTATAAAGATGCTCAGGGAAACTATTTTGTAAGGGAATTTATAAATGTAGCCAAAACAAAAGGTAGAGGTTGGGTTGATTATCCATGGCCAAAACCAGGAGATGTAGAAAAGTCACAAAAATCAGCATATGTCAAAAAAGTGATGATCGATGGGAAAATGATTGTTGTATGTGCAGGATTGTATCTGGATTAA
- a CDS encoding NADH-quinone oxidoreductase subunit A, with product MNDNFYLPLTIILILTVMIPFLFHLSRYLGDVTKNNNAINQTYESGIKKTYKDSFERFNIKYYLVAIIFIIFDVEILFMFPWAVTLRDTGLFGLVEMFIFMTLLLAGLIYIYKKGALKWS from the coding sequence TTGAATGATAATTTTTATTTACCATTGACCATTATTTTAATTCTTACAGTGATGATACCTTTTTTATTTCATTTAAGTCGTTATCTCGGTGATGTAACAAAAAACAATAATGCGATTAATCAAACCTATGAAAGTGGTATAAAAAAAACATACAAAGATAGTTTTGAGCGTTTTAATATCAAGTATTATCTTGTAGCTATTATCTTTATTATTTTTGATGTTGAGATACTTTTTATGTTTCCCTGGGCGGTGACACTTCGTGATACAGGTCTGTTTGGGCTTGTTGAAATGTTTATATTCATGACACTGCTTCTTGCCGGACTGATCTATATCTATAAAAAGGGTGCCTTGAAATGGAGTTAA
- a CDS encoding NADH-quinone oxidoreductase subunit B, with protein MELSNPSLPNNIAITTKLDEAIGWARESSLWPMIFGTACCAIEFMSVAASKYDISRFGAEVVRFSPRQADLLIVSGTVTYKQGPILKQIYDQMSEPKWVISMGACACSGGFYDNYTTMQGIDQIIPVDLYVGGCPPRPEALLDALLTLQKDLRTNKYNPNRHENFKGLLDNV; from the coding sequence ATGGAGTTAAGTAATCCGTCACTGCCGAATAACATTGCGATCACGACTAAACTTGATGAAGCCATAGGATGGGCAAGGGAATCTTCTCTTTGGCCTATGATCTTTGGAACGGCTTGTTGTGCCATAGAATTTATGAGTGTGGCTGCAAGTAAATATGATATCTCCCGCTTTGGCGCAGAGGTTGTCCGTTTTTCACCGCGTCAGGCAGACTTGTTGATCGTTTCTGGTACTGTTACCTACAAACAAGGTCCCATCTTAAAACAGATCTATGATCAAATGAGTGAACCAAAATGGGTGATCAGTATGGGGGCTTGTGCATGTAGTGGTGGATTTTATGACAACTATACGACCATGCAAGGGATAGATCAGATCATCCCGGTTGATCTCTATGTGGGTGGCTGTCCTCCACGACCAGAAGCGCTGCTCGATGCACTCTTAACTCTACAAAAAGATTTAAGAACCAATAAGTACAACCCAAACAGACATGAGAACTTTAAAGGCTTACTTGATAATGTTTGA
- the nuoD gene encoding NADH dehydrogenase (quinone) subunit D has product MFEKMIVLSDEIHAFIKSKYDEGFNYLLDITAIDYSDYITQQEKDFALVYILRHESFKNYIVIKTYLHELEIETISDIFKGANWLEREVYDQYGISFKNHPNLRRVLNHKEFVGHPLRKSYPITKGQILHETDDLIDEMNHRLLSKGLVCKTDNGLFSECSKDLMFLNLGPSHPASHGTIRTYVALDGETVEAAVSEIGYLHRGFEKSCENHTYNQIIPYTDRLNYCSAISNNIAFVKTVEEMLGVTLSERAQAIRVMLLELSRIEDHVVCLAAVLVDMGGLTNYWYMYNPREDIYDLLSKLTGARLTNSYMRVGGMANDLYEGFEEDLKAVIKKIQHGVEQTLALIKHNRIFHDRTQNVGVISAEDALNYAITGPNLRATGVAFDMRKDTPYYGYENYEFDVVVGSVGDVYDRVMVRFAEIDESIKIIKQVMENLPEGDVNVKDASVTLPDKEAVYGTIEGAMNQFKLIYEGVKVPVGEHYSALEATNGELGFFIVSDGSGTPYKVKVKAPSFTAMSAYPEIIEGSQLADAILTLGSLNIIAGEMDR; this is encoded by the coding sequence ATGTTTGAAAAAATGATAGTTTTGTCTGATGAGATACATGCATTTATAAAAAGTAAATATGATGAGGGATTTAATTATCTACTTGATATTACTGCGATAGATTACAGTGACTACATCACACAGCAAGAGAAAGATTTTGCTTTAGTGTATATACTCCGTCATGAAAGCTTCAAGAATTATATTGTCATTAAAACCTATTTGCATGAACTGGAGATAGAGACTATTTCAGATATTTTCAAAGGTGCAAACTGGCTAGAGAGAGAAGTGTATGACCAGTATGGAATCTCCTTTAAAAACCATCCAAATCTAAGAAGAGTGCTCAATCATAAAGAATTCGTAGGACACCCTTTAAGAAAATCTTACCCTATCACAAAAGGTCAGATTCTTCATGAAACGGACGACCTTATTGATGAAATGAACCATAGACTGCTAAGCAAAGGTCTTGTGTGTAAAACAGACAATGGTTTATTTAGTGAATGCAGCAAAGATCTTATGTTCTTAAATCTTGGTCCTTCCCACCCGGCCAGTCATGGTACTATCAGAACGTATGTTGCGCTTGATGGAGAGACCGTAGAAGCTGCAGTATCTGAGATTGGTTATCTGCATCGAGGGTTTGAAAAGAGCTGCGAAAATCATACTTATAATCAAATAATCCCTTATACCGATAGACTAAACTACTGTTCTGCTATCAGTAACAATATCGCCTTTGTAAAAACCGTTGAAGAGATGCTGGGAGTTACTCTGAGCGAACGTGCACAAGCGATCAGAGTGATGTTGCTGGAACTCTCTCGGATAGAAGATCATGTGGTATGTTTGGCTGCAGTTTTGGTCGATATGGGCGGACTTACCAATTACTGGTATATGTATAATCCAAGAGAAGACATTTATGATCTGCTTTCGAAACTTACAGGTGCAAGACTGACAAATTCATACATGAGAGTCGGTGGAATGGCCAATGATCTCTATGAGGGTTTTGAAGAAGACCTGAAAGCAGTCATCAAAAAAATTCAGCATGGTGTAGAACAGACCTTAGCCCTTATAAAGCATAATAGAATTTTTCATGACAGAACGCAAAATGTAGGTGTCATCAGTGCAGAAGATGCACTTAACTACGCTATAACAGGTCCAAATTTGCGAGCAACGGGTGTAGCCTTTGATATGCGAAAAGACACCCCTTATTATGGATATGAAAATTACGAGTTCGATGTTGTCGTTGGCAGTGTCGGCGATGTGTATGACAGAGTGATGGTTCGTTTTGCTGAGATAGATGAGAGCATTAAGATCATTAAGCAGGTGATGGAAAACCTACCCGAGGGTGATGTGAATGTCAAAGATGCTTCTGTCACATTGCCAGATAAGGAGGCTGTTTATGGCACTATAGAAGGTGCGATGAATCAGTTTAAACTTATTTATGAGGGGGTTAAAGTGCCTGTCGGCGAACATTACAGTGCTCTAGAGGCTACCAATGGAGAACTTGGATTTTTCATTGTGAGTGATGGAAGCGGGACGCCCTATAAGGTCAAAGTAAAAGCGCCATCATTCACTGCCATGAGTGCCTACCCGGAGATCATAGAGGGATCACAACTTGCAGATGCCATCCTTACTCTTGGAAGTTTAAATATTATTGCCGGAGAGATGGATCGATGA
- a CDS encoding NAD(P)H-dependent oxidoreductase subunit E, with amino-acid sequence MSFSFNQNNTMKIDLIKDRYPEKKALILPLLWLAQKQESYIREDAMQYISEFTQMPYMHVYSVATFYTMFRLQKPEKRVIEVCRTLSCELNGSEEIKKHLENHYSDAFEIIEVECMGACSGAPMCTLDGKYLENLTPGKIDEVLDAN; translated from the coding sequence ATGAGTTTTTCTTTTAACCAAAACAACACTATGAAGATCGATTTGATCAAAGACCGTTATCCAGAAAAAAAAGCACTTATATTGCCTCTGCTTTGGCTGGCTCAAAAGCAGGAGTCATACATAAGAGAAGATGCAATGCAGTATATTTCGGAATTTACACAGATGCCATATATGCATGTGTACAGTGTAGCAACTTTTTATACAATGTTCAGACTTCAAAAACCTGAAAAAAGAGTGATAGAAGTCTGCAGAACACTCTCTTGTGAGCTAAATGGCAGTGAAGAGATAAAAAAACATCTTGAAAATCACTATAGTGATGCCTTTGAGATCATTGAAGTTGAATGTATGGGTGCATGTTCGGGTGCACCGATGTGTACACTCGATGGTAAGTACCTTGAGAACTTAACACCTGGGAAAATTGACGAGGTTTTAGATGCAAACTAA
- the nuoF gene encoding NADH-quinone oxidoreductase subunit NuoF, which produces MQTKIVSKNFDIPLSHTMDVALKNGRYTSLDRLFTYKPQQVIDTIKASGLRGKGGGGAYAGNKWQLASDHHGIKYVVVNADESEPGTFKDRQIISHDPHLLIEGIIAACYAIGSNTAYIYVRGEYEEFSDILQSAIEEAYEKKILGSKSKYLVDITIHRGAGAYICGEKSALLESLEGNRGHPRLKSQTPQPEFYFGQPTLVTNVETIASVPFIIENGADAYRAYGTDASPGTLLFAISGNITNPGVYEAEFGVRMLEYIETMGGGVKNGKKLKAVIPGGASTPVLPASMLKDATLDYESLKRLGSALGTGGMIILDEDVSMVKALKNLLRFYHHESCGQCTPCREGTSWVDKTLDKFIAKTATQEDLNILRSVSQSMNGKTICVFAPAVSAVIDGFLKHFESEFLECIV; this is translated from the coding sequence ATGCAAACTAAGATCGTCAGCAAAAATTTTGACATACCACTGTCACACACCATGGATGTTGCACTGAAAAACGGACGATATACATCTCTTGATAGACTTTTTACCTATAAACCGCAACAAGTGATCGATACCATTAAAGCCAGTGGTCTCCGTGGCAAAGGTGGAGGCGGAGCATATGCTGGTAATAAATGGCAATTAGCCAGTGATCATCATGGCATAAAATATGTCGTAGTCAATGCAGATGAGAGTGAACCGGGAACCTTTAAAGACAGACAGATCATTTCGCACGATCCGCATCTTCTCATTGAGGGGATCATTGCTGCATGTTACGCTATCGGCTCAAACACAGCCTATATTTATGTCAGAGGTGAATATGAAGAGTTCAGTGATATTCTACAATCTGCTATAGAGGAAGCATATGAAAAAAAGATCTTGGGCAGTAAGTCAAAATATCTTGTAGATATCACCATACATAGAGGTGCTGGAGCCTATATTTGCGGAGAGAAATCTGCACTGTTAGAATCTTTAGAGGGGAATCGAGGCCATCCAAGACTAAAATCTCAAACACCGCAGCCGGAGTTTTACTTTGGCCAACCAACTCTCGTTACAAATGTTGAAACGATCGCTTCCGTTCCTTTCATTATAGAAAATGGAGCAGATGCGTATAGAGCCTATGGAACGGATGCATCTCCGGGAACTCTGCTTTTTGCGATCAGTGGGAATATTACCAATCCAGGAGTCTATGAAGCTGAATTTGGTGTGCGCATGCTTGAATATATAGAAACCATGGGTGGCGGAGTAAAAAATGGTAAAAAGCTGAAAGCTGTGATACCAGGCGGTGCTTCAACACCTGTGCTTCCTGCAAGTATGCTCAAAGATGCAACACTTGATTATGAGAGTTTAAAGCGTCTTGGCTCTGCACTCGGTACGGGAGGAATGATCATTTTAGATGAAGATGTATCTATGGTAAAAGCTTTGAAAAATCTACTTAGATTTTATCATCATGAATCATGTGGACAGTGTACACCATGTCGCGAGGGAACTTCTTGGGTTGACAAGACACTAGATAAATTTATAGCTAAAACAGCGACACAAGAGGATTTGAACATTTTAAGGTCAGTGAGTCAAAGTATGAATGGAAAAACAATCTGTGTATTTGCTCCTGCGGTAAGTGCTGTGATCGATGGATTTTTAAAACATTTTGAGAGTGAGTTTCTGGAGTGTATCGTATGA
- a CDS encoding 2Fe-2S iron-sulfur cluster-binding protein translates to MKIMIDNTPIECEENELLIDVMLNNNIHIPHFCYHQDLGADGNCRMCMVEIKGQKRPQIACDTLVKENLEVSTKSENITEIKRSILELELLNHPVDCPICDQAGECKLQDYYMDYGLYESHLSTPKTKKGKHIDLGSNVILDQERCVLCTRCTRFTSDITKTGELGIIGRGDSARVAVAPGRELHNPYAMNVVELCPVGALTSKDFRFKQRVWFLDSAESICHGCSRGCNIHIDYNETKYAHEKIHRFRARRNTQINQSFLCDYGRLSYKELNESFSGTVSEIKEFKALLTMENKLALVSPSMSLQQLQSVKSFCQTYDIDLFSLAYMDENFGDDWLRTNDLSANFTGVKELNINSSKEAFETSLENAEVVINFDHDLLKHQALHHKRVVQFTTSNCDTHYELIFAIANFAHDNGTIINCDGIRQDFYATKYKSETPTLVELLGELV, encoded by the coding sequence ATGAAAATCATGATCGACAACACTCCCATAGAATGCGAAGAAAATGAACTTCTCATTGATGTCATGTTAAACAACAACATCCATATTCCTCATTTTTGCTACCATCAGGACTTAGGTGCGGATGGTAACTGTAGAATGTGTATGGTTGAGATCAAAGGTCAAAAACGTCCTCAGATAGCCTGTGACACCCTCGTAAAAGAGAATCTTGAAGTGTCAACAAAAAGTGAGAATATCACGGAGATCAAACGCTCTATCCTTGAACTGGAACTTCTAAACCACCCAGTAGATTGCCCTATTTGTGATCAGGCTGGTGAGTGTAAACTTCAAGATTATTACATGGACTATGGTCTCTATGAGAGTCATCTCAGTACCCCAAAAACAAAAAAAGGCAAACATATAGACCTTGGCTCAAATGTAATACTTGATCAGGAGAGATGTGTTTTATGTACACGATGTACTCGCTTTACTTCAGATATTACAAAAACCGGTGAGCTGGGTATCATTGGGCGTGGAGACAGTGCACGGGTTGCAGTAGCGCCTGGACGTGAACTACATAATCCCTATGCGATGAATGTCGTTGAACTCTGTCCTGTTGGGGCATTAACCTCAAAAGATTTTAGATTTAAACAGCGTGTATGGTTCTTAGATTCTGCGGAAAGTATCTGTCATGGCTGTTCACGCGGATGCAATATTCATATAGACTACAATGAAACGAAATACGCGCATGAAAAAATTCATAGATTTAGGGCAAGAAGAAACACGCAGATAAATCAATCATTTTTATGTGATTACGGAAGACTTAGCTATAAAGAGTTAAATGAGAGCTTCAGTGGTACAGTCTCAGAGATAAAGGAGTTCAAAGCACTACTTACGATGGAGAACAAACTTGCTTTGGTCTCCCCATCCATGAGTCTTCAACAGCTTCAGAGTGTAAAAAGTTTTTGTCAAACGTATGATATTGATCTTTTTTCTCTAGCCTATATGGATGAGAATTTTGGGGATGACTGGCTAAGGACCAATGATCTCAGTGCTAACTTTACAGGGGTAAAAGAGCTCAATATCAATAGTTCTAAAGAGGCGTTTGAGACTTCTTTGGAAAATGCAGAAGTAGTCATCAATTTTGATCATGACCTTTTAAAACATCAAGCCTTACACCATAAGAGAGTGGTTCAATTCACAACATCAAATTGTGATACGCATTATGAACTTATTTTTGCTATTGCCAACTTTGCGCATGACAATGGTACTATTATCAACTGCGATGGTATAAGACAAGATTTTTATGCCACTAAATATAAGAGTGAGACCCCTACTTTAGTAGAACTCTTAGGAGAGTTAGTATGA
- a CDS encoding complex I subunit 1 family protein, translating to MNTIFILLPLVLTLLYSLASVPILVWMERRVAALIQDRLGPNRCHIKGFRLGGIIQSVADMMKLVFKEEFLPSHIKNKFYYLVAPSIAFMSAFLTFMVIPYADNITIDEKTYHMQALPTELGVLWFLAFAGLGVYGIIIGGWASHNKYAILGSLRATAQVIGYEVAMGLSLVSMLITYGTISLNDMVVYQSQSFFILPAWGVVLQPLATIIFIVTAFAETNRAPFDAAEGESEVVAGYHTEYGAMKFGLFFVAEYIAMAASGALIVTLFFGGYQLPYLSTADLLNHFELVLWIIIAFAVVSSLIFLKWMRKHNIFRTSGFNETKIYTTMIIGLTIFAIMLMSYYALGLGDAGTLGVMLLQFAIFTVKLFFLHFVFIWVRWTLPRFRYDQTQKLGWNILLPLSLANIFITAMVVVGVNYGN from the coding sequence ATGAATACCATTTTCATTCTTCTCCCCCTGGTTTTAACACTGCTTTACTCACTTGCCAGTGTTCCTATTTTGGTCTGGATGGAGAGAAGAGTTGCTGCGTTGATCCAAGACAGACTTGGACCTAATAGATGTCATATAAAAGGATTTAGACTTGGCGGAATTATTCAATCCGTTGCGGACATGATGAAGCTTGTTTTCAAGGAAGAATTTTTACCTTCACATATTAAAAATAAATTTTACTATTTGGTAGCGCCCTCTATTGCCTTTATGAGTGCATTTTTAACTTTTATGGTGATACCTTATGCTGACAACATCACGATCGATGAGAAGACGTATCACATGCAAGCGCTACCGACAGAGTTAGGTGTATTATGGTTCTTGGCATTTGCAGGGTTAGGTGTGTATGGCATTATCATTGGCGGTTGGGCCAGTCACAATAAATATGCCATTTTAGGTTCTCTGCGCGCTACTGCACAAGTGATCGGCTATGAAGTTGCTATGGGTTTATCTTTAGTATCTATGCTGATCACTTACGGTACCATCAGTTTAAATGATATGGTCGTTTACCAGTCACAAAGCTTTTTTATACTTCCTGCATGGGGTGTTGTACTCCAGCCTCTAGCCACGATCATTTTTATAGTCACAGCATTTGCTGAGACGAACAGAGCCCCTTTTGATGCAGCTGAAGGAGAAAGTGAAGTAGTTGCCGGGTATCATACTGAGTATGGTGCAATGAAATTTGGTCTTTTTTTTGTAGCGGAGTATATTGCTATGGCAGCTTCAGGTGCATTGATCGTGACGCTCTTTTTTGGTGGATACCAACTTCCCTATCTCAGTACAGCTGACCTTTTAAACCATTTTGAATTAGTCTTATGGATCATCATAGCCTTTGCTGTTGTAAGTTCTCTGATATTTTTAAAATGGATGAGAAAACACAACATATTTAGAACGTCTGGTTTCAATGAGACAAAAATATATACAACGATGATTATTGGGCTTACGATCTTTGCAATCATGCTGATGTCTTATTATGCTCTTGGACTGGGAGATGCCGGTACATTAGGTGTCATGCTCTTACAGTTCGCTATTTTTACTGTCAAGCTTTTCTTTCTACACTTTGTTTTTATCTGGGTGAGATGGACGTTGCCTCGTTTTCGGTATGACCAAACCCAAAAACTCGGGTGGAATATTTTACTGCCGCTTTCTCTGGCAAATATCTTTATCACAGCGATGGTTGTAGTAGGAGTGAATTATGGGAATTAA
- a CDS encoding NADH-quinone oxidoreductase subunit I yields the protein MGIKVVERHGNTFKEKIYLHAVFSGMKTTLKHFTANLSNASNIPTICYPEQMPTDITPRYRGVHRLTHREEDDSIACVACFMCATACPADCINIVAVAREDSVDEKMPEVFNIDLLECVFCGYCVEACPCDAIRMDSGIFSVIGDNREDFIYNKEKLLSIKGISDEEYSLAK from the coding sequence ATGGGAATTAAAGTGGTTGAACGTCATGGAAATACCTTTAAAGAGAAAATCTATCTGCATGCTGTATTTTCCGGGATGAAAACAACACTTAAGCATTTCACAGCAAACTTAAGTAATGCCAGTAATATCCCTACGATCTGTTATCCTGAACAGATGCCTACAGATATTACGCCTCGTTACCGTGGAGTACATAGACTGACACATAGAGAAGAAGATGATTCCATTGCGTGTGTAGCCTGTTTTATGTGTGCCACAGCTTGTCCAGCAGACTGTATCAACATTGTTGCTGTCGCCAGAGAGGACAGTGTGGATGAAAAGATGCCCGAAGTGTTTAATATTGATTTGTTAGAGTGTGTGTTCTGTGGGTATTGTGTTGAAGCCTGTCCCTGTGATGCCATCCGGATGGATAGCGGTATATTCTCAGTCATAGGTGATAACAGAGAAGACTTTATCTACAACAAAGAGAAACTACTGAGTATCAAAGGTATCTCAGATGAGGAGTATAGCCTTGCAAAATGA
- a CDS encoding NADH-quinone oxidoreductase subunit J — protein MRSIALQNEIIFLILAVLAVVSSIVMITAHRPIDSALSFIVTLISIAALFGLVNATFLFVVQIIIYAGAILTLILFIIMFLNIKDENLPDEKYKNLWLLGTTLLILPFSAILIHLILKSDIALNSVTDESFGTIKDVGLTLYSQWVLPFELVSVLLLVALVGSVTLSKRND, from the coding sequence ATGAGGAGTATAGCCTTGCAAAATGAGATCATTTTTTTGATATTGGCAGTGCTTGCTGTTGTAAGCTCCATAGTGATGATCACTGCGCATAGACCTATTGATTCAGCACTCAGTTTTATCGTGACACTTATCAGTATTGCTGCACTTTTTGGACTTGTAAATGCAACATTTTTATTTGTTGTACAGATCATTATCTATGCAGGTGCCATTTTAACACTGATATTGTTTATTATTATGTTTTTAAATATCAAGGATGAGAATTTACCTGATGAAAAGTACAAAAACCTGTGGCTGCTCGGAACAACTCTCCTTATCCTGCCCTTTTCTGCTATTCTGATTCATTTGATCCTTAAAAGTGACATTGCTCTCAACAGTGTCACAGATGAGTCATTCGGAACGATCAAAGATGTGGGTTTGACACTTTACAGTCAGTGGGTATTGCCTTTTGAATTGGTCTCTGTCTTACTACTCGTTGCATTGGTTGGTTCTGTAACGCTCTCAAAAAGGAATGATTGA
- the nuoK gene encoding NADH-quinone oxidoreductase subunit NuoK codes for MLKAYMILSIILFSIGMVGLISRRNIIVIYMSIELLLNAVNLSLIAISGDLGDSSGHVMSLIIIAIAAAEAALFMSLFVVLFRKKGSLDANIFDLLGSKYES; via the coding sequence ATGTTAAAAGCATACATGATACTCTCGATCATACTTTTCTCCATTGGGATGGTGGGACTGATAAGCAGAAGGAACATTATTGTGATATATATGTCTATAGAACTGCTGCTCAATGCCGTAAACTTATCTTTGATCGCCATAAGTGGAGATCTGGGAGACTCCTCAGGTCATGTCATGTCACTGATCATCATAGCTATTGCAGCGGCAGAAGCTGCACTTTTTATGTCTTTGTTCGTTGTACTATTTAGAAAAAAGGGCTCACTTGATGCCAATATTTTTGATCTACTAGGTAGTAAATATGAGTCATAG